The sequence CTTCGACCCGCACCAGCGCCTCGCCGGGCGCGGGTATCGGGTCGGGGACGTCGGTCAGGGTGAGGTGCGCCGGGGCGCTGTGGTCGACAACAAGGGCACGCACAGGTCTGTCTCCTCCACAAGAAAGTGCCACAGTATGGCATTTGCGTCAACGTAGCACATGCCCTGTTGGAGCGGTCCGGTTATGCTGGCCCGGTGACGACCGCCCACCAGCCACCCTCTGACCATCCCGCCTCCCTGCGGGAGCGCAAGAAGCTGCGCACCCGTCAGGCGCTGGCCGAAACCGCTGTGGCGCTCTTCGCGGAGCGGGGATTCGACAGCACGCCGCTGGACGCACTGCTGGAACGGGTGGAGGTGTCGCGTCGGACCTTCTTCCGCAACTACCGCTCGAAGGAGGACGTGGCACTCACCGCCGTCAAGGAGCTGTGGAGCACGTTCCTGGCGGCCCTGGGCGAGCGCGAGCAGTCAGGGCGCCTGGTCGACGTGTTCCGCGACACGATGCTGATCGCCCTCGACCGCATGGGAGGCACCTGGCACCCGCGCTTCGCGGCCACCTTGAAACTGATCGAGGAGTCACCGTCGCTGAACGGATACTCGCTGCGGCACTGCGACGAGATCCAGAGCGAGATCAAGCAGCGGCTCGCCACCCCGGACACCCTCCAACGGCGGCTCGCGCTGGAGTTCTGCGTCGCCGCATGGCGCTGCGCCTACGACCAGTGGCTTCCCGACTGCGATCCGGCACAGCTGCCCCGATGCGTCCGCGGCGCCTTCGACTCCATGAACGACGGCCTGAACGCAGAGATTTGACCGGCGGACTCGACATGGCCGTCGCCGGGGTCTGCAGTGATGCTCGGCGAGAAACAGCACAGAGCTTGTGTTCTGTCCGGTGCGATCCCGCCTGTCGCCGTTGACGGGTCGGTTGCTGCTGCTCAAGGGCCTAGACCGCACGGCCAACGCCTACTCGCCCGCACCCACCAGCGCCGTGATCATTCTCAGCGCCAACCGCTGTTCCTGGATTCCTCAACCCCGGCCTCGGCGCGTCCCCTAGGAACCCGTCCGGGCCGGCCAGTTCCCGTGATGGCCGGTCGGCGTTCCACAGCCACGCCCAACGCACCGTAGCCACCGCG is a genomic window of Actinomadura citrea containing:
- a CDS encoding TetR family transcriptional regulator, with protein sequence MTTAHQPPSDHPASLRERKKLRTRQALAETAVALFAERGFDSTPLDALLERVEVSRRTFFRNYRSKEDVALTAVKELWSTFLAALGEREQSGRLVDVFRDTMLIALDRMGGTWHPRFAATLKLIEESPSLNGYSLRHCDEIQSEIKQRLATPDTLQRRLALEFCVAAWRCAYDQWLPDCDPAQLPRCVRGAFDSMNDGLNAEI